The DNA segment AACGAGGTGTACGGCGAGTTCTTCCCGCAGGAGGGGCCGGCGCGAACGACGGTCGCGGTGCGTGAGCTGCCGGGCCCGCAGCTGCGGATCGAGATGACGGTGCGGGCGTACAAACGTTTGGGCCGGGGCTAAAGCCCTGGAGATATTTGGGGAGCGGAACGGCGCGCCTGAAGGCGCGCCCCTCCGAAGGAAGGGTCGAGGATGCCATCGATCAGGACGCTGAAGGCTTTCAACTTCCAGAAGTGGATCGACGAGAACAAGGACAAGCTGAAGCCGCCGGTCGGCAACGCACAGGTGTGGGAAGACGGCGAGATGATGGTGACGGTGGTGGGCGGTCCGAACCAGCGGCGCGATTATCACGACGACCCGACAGAGGAATTCTTCTACCAGCTGAAGGGCGACATCGTGGTGCGGCTGATGCCGAAGGAGGGCGAGCCGCCGGTGGATGTCCCGATCAAAGAGGGCGAGATCTTCCTGCTGCCGGCGCACATGCGGCACTCGCCGCAGCGCGGGGCGAACACCATCGGGGTGGTGATCGAGGTGCCGCGGCCGGAGGGCACGGTGGATGCGTTCGAGTGGTACTGCCAGAAGTGCCACCACCTCATCCACCGCGCGGAGAAGCGCATCGAGAGCCTGGTGAAAGACCTGCCGCCGATCTTCGACAAGTTCTACGGCGACGAGCAGGCGCGGACGTGCAAGAAGTGCGGCGCGGTGCATCCGCCGAAGGGGCAATAGTTGGCGGCAGCTTCCAAGCCGCGGACGATCGACGTCCACACGCACTGGTTCCCGGAGTCGTGGCCGGATTTCGGCAAGCGCTTCGGCGGAACCGACTGGCCGAGCATCCGGCACAACGGCAAGGGCGAGGCGGACATCTGCCTGGGCGAGCAGCCGTTCCGGAAGATCGACGCGCGCTGCTGGGACGCGCAGCGCCGGCTGGAGCAGATGGACCGCGACGGCGTGGACGTGCAGCTCATCTCGCCGACGCCGGTGATGTTCGGCTACCAGCGCCCGGCGCAGCACGCGCTGGAGGCCTGCAAGTTCCTGAACGACGCGCTGCTGGAGTTCTGCGGGCGCGGGAACGGGCGCTTCCTGCCGCTGTGCCAGGTGCCGCTGCAGGAGCCGGCGGCGGCGGCGCGCGAGCTGGAGCGGTGCGTGAAGGCCGGACACGTGGGCGTCGAGATCGGGAACCACGTCGGGCTGAAGAACCTGGACGACCTGGGGATATTGGATTTTCTCGCGCAGTGCGCGCGGGTGGGCGCGGCGGTGTTCGTGCATCCGTGGGACATGATGGCGTGCGAACGCATGCCGGAGTACATGATGCCGTGGACGGTGGCGATGCCGGCGGAGACGCAGCTGGCCATCACCGCGCTGATCGAGAGCGGCGGATTCGACCGCCTGCCGAAGGAGCTGCGCATCCTGTTCGCGCACGGCGGCGGCAGCTTCGCGTTCCTGCTGGGGCGGCTGGAGAACGCGTGGCGGCATTCGCCGGTGGCGCGCGGCAAGAGCGAGCTGGCGCCGAGCGAGTACGTGAAACGCTTCTTCGTGGATTCGGCGGTGTTCGAGCCGAAGGCGCTGGAGTTCCTGGTGAGCGTAATGAGCGAAGAGCGCGTGTGCCTGGGCAGCGACTTCCCTTACCCGCTGGGCGAGGAGCGCGCGGGACAACTGATCCGCGAGAGCCGGTTCTCGGATGACGTAAGAGCGAAGCTGCTGGGTGGGAACGCGCAGCAGTGGTTGAACCTGAAGGTGAGTCAGCCAGCACATGGATGATAAAGACAAGAAGATAGCGAGCGGCGGGTGTCCGGTGGGCAAGCCTCCGGAGGGCGACGCGTACGGCGGGATGGTGAAGTCGGACGCGAACAAGCTGCTGACGTACGGGTCGTACCTGCGGCTGCCGGAGCTGCTGAAGCTGCAGACGCCGCAGTCGGAGCCGCAGCACCACGACGAGATGATGTTCATCATCATCCACCAGACGTACGAGCTGTGGTTCAAGGAGCTGCTGCACGACCTGGACGCGGTGGCGCGGGCGTTCCGGCACGTGGCGGAGAGCGCGCAGTCGCGCGACGAGATCTACGAGGCGGCGCGGCTGCTGCGGCGCTGCACGGAGATCATGCGCATCGCGGTGGAGCAGTTCACGATCCTCGAGACCATGCTGCCGACGCACTTCCTGGCGTTCCGCGGGAAGCTGGAGCCGGCGAGCGGGTTCCAGTCGGAGCAGTGGCGCGAGATCGAATTCCTGTGCGGGCAGAAGGACGAAAAGCTGCTGAAGCACCACGACCCGCATCCGGAAGCGCTGGCGGCGCTGCAGCGGCGGCTGCGCGAGCCCTCGCTGCACGACCTGTTCTTCGACGCGCTGCACACCATGGGCAAGCTGAAGAAGCCGCGCGTGCAGGCGAGCGAGGAAGACCGCGCCATGGCGGTGCGCGAGGTGTATCTGGACGAGAAGCACTTCCGCGACTGGATCGACGTGTGCGAGCGGCTGGTGGAATTCGACGAGCTGATCATGGGCTGGCGGCTGCGGCACATCCAGCTGGTAGAGCGGACCATCGGCATGCGCATGGGGACCGGCGGCAGCGCGGGGTCCTCGTACCTGAGGACCACGCTCGACAAGAAGTTCTTCCCTGAACTGTGGGAGGCGCGGACGATGCTGGAGCAGCCTCCGCAGAAATGACAGCGAAGCCACAGATCACGCTGGTGGGGTCGGGGCTGGCGGGGCCGCTGCTGGCCATCGAGTTGAAGAAGCGCGGGCACGCAGTGCAGCTGTTCGAGCGGCGTCCGGACATGCGCAAGGTGAAGGTCCCGGCCGGGCGATCGATCAACCTGGCGCTGTCGACGCGTGGGATCCACGCGCTGCGGGCGGCCGGGGTGTGGGAGGAGATGCAGCGCATCATCATCCCGATGCGCGGGCGGATGATGCACGCGGTGTCGGGCGAGCTGAGCTTCATGCCCTACGGCAAGGACGAGAGCGAGGTCATCAACTCGATCTCGCGGGCGGAGCTGAACATCGCGCTGATGAGCGCCGCGGAGGAGCGCGGCGTGACCATCGAGTTCAGCGAGCGCTGCGTTGGATACGAGCTGCGCACGGGGAAGCTGCGCGTGCGGAATGAGCTGACGGGACACGAGCGCGCGGTCGGCGCGGACGTCGCGATCGGGACCGACGGTTCGGCGAGCGCGATCCGCCTGGCCATGCAGACCGGCATGTTCCGGTTCAACCTGTCGCAGCAGTACCTCGATTACGGCTACAAGGAGCTGACGATCCCCGCGGGACCTGGCGGCAAGCACCAGATGGAGGTCAACGCGCTGCACATCTGGCCGCGCGGCAGCTACATGCTGATCGCACTGCCGAACATCGACGGCACGTTCGGGTGCATCCTGTTCCTGCCGTTCGAGGGCAAGGATTCGTTCGCGGAGCTGGACTCGGACGCGAAGGTGAAGCGCTTCTTCGAGGAGCGGTTCCCGGACGCGCTGCGGCTGATGCCGGAGCTGGTGGAGAACTACAACGCGAACCCGGTGGGGGCGATGGTGACGATCCAGTGCGAGCCATGGCACGTCGGCGGGCGAGCGCTGGTGCTGGGCGACGCCGCGCACGCGATCGTGCCGTTCTTCGGACAGGGGCTGAACGCGGCATTCGAGGACATCACGGTGCTGCTGGAGCTGATGGACAAGCGCGGGCGGGACGCCCGCGCCCCTGCCGGCGAGGAGGCCGGCGCTCCAACTTGGGAGCGGCTGTTCGCGGAGTTCGAGGCGGCGCGGAAGGAGAACACGGACGCGATCGCGGACCTGGCGCTGGAGAACTTCGTCGAGATGCGCGACAAGGTCGCCGACCCGCGGTTCCTGTTGCGCAAGAAGGTGGAACTGGCGCTGGAGGCGAAGTTTCCGGGCCACTTCATGCCGAAATATGCGATGGTCACGTTCCATCGTTTGCCGTACAAAGTGGCGCTCGAGCGCGGCCGGATCCAAGACCGCATGCTGGGCGAACTGTGCGACGACATCGAGCGCGTGGAAGATCTCGATTGGAAGAAGGCGGAAGCGCTGGTGCAGCGAGAGCTGACGCCACTGGGAGAATTGCAGAACGCATGAGCGTTGGCGGTGAGATCCTTCGCGCGCTGCGCGCGCTCAGGATGACACGGAGCGGAGAGCTTGCCTAAGGTCGTACAAAACCGGGAACCGGCAGCCGCGCTGGATGCGCGCGACCCGCTGGCGAAGTATCGCGAGCGGTTCTACTTCCCGCGCGGGCCGCGCGGCGGCGAGGCCATCTACCTGTGCGGGCACTCGCTGGGGCTGGAGCCAAGATCCACGCGGCAGTACATGGACCAGGAGCTGAAGGACTGGGCGGAGCTGGCGGTCGAAGGCCACTTCCGGGCGAAGTCGCCGTGGCTGGGGTATCACCGGCTGCTGACCGAGCAAACGGCGCGGCTGGTAGGCGCGAAGCCGATCGAGGTCGTGGTGATGAACTCGCTCACCGTGAACCTGCACCTGATGATGGTGTCGTTCTTCCGGCCGACCGGGCAGCGACACAAGATCATCATGGAGAAGGGGGCCTTCCCTTCCGACCAATACGCCGTAAAGTCGCAACTGCATTTCCACGGTTACGCTCCGGCGGCGGCGCTGACCGAGCTCGCGCCGCGCAAGGGCGAGTGGACGCTGCGGGAAGAAGACATCCTGGCGACGATCGAGAAGGAAGGGCCGGCGACGGCGCTGGTGCTGCTGCCGGGCGTGAACTACTCGACGGGGCAGACGTTCGACTTCGCGGCCATCACGCGCGCGGCGCAGAAGCAAGGCTGCGTGGTGGGGATCGACCTGGCGCACGCGGCCGGCAACCTGGCGCTGAAGCTGCACGACTGGAACGCCGATTTCGCGGTGTGGTGCACCTACAAGTACCTGAACGCAGGGCCGGGCGCGGTCGGGGGATGCTTCGTCCACGAGCGGCACGCGAAGAATGCGGAGCTGCGGCGCTTCGCGGGCTGGTGGGGGCACGACGAAGCGACGCGCTTCCGCATGGGTCCGGACTTCGTGCCGATGGCGGGCGCTGAAGGCTGGCAGCTGAGCAACGCGCCGGTGCTCTCGATGGCGGCGCTGCGCGCCGCGATGGAGATATTCGACGAAGCCGGCATGGAGGCGCTGCGCAGGAAAAGCGTCGCGCTGACCGGATACCTCGAGGGGCTGCTCGATGAGCAGAGGTCGGAGAAGTTCGAGATCATCACGCCGCGGGAGCCGGAGCGGCGCGGGGCGATGCTGGCGATCCGCATCCGGAAGAACGGGCGCGGCGTGGTGGAGAAGCTGCTCGAGCAGGGCGTGTTCACCGACTTCCGTGAGCCCGACATCCTGCGGGTGACGCCGGCGCCGCTCTACAACTCGTATCGGGATGTGGCGGGGTTCGTGGAGAAGTTCGTGAGTGCCGTCGGCTAAAGCCGACTCTTCCCTTTCACGCGTGACGCACCCGGCACTTACGTGCCGGGCTGGATTCTGGCGTCCTTCGGACTAAGCCTGCGCCGGCGGGTCGCCGGCGCCTACCTACAGAATCAAAGGCTGCACTCGCGGGCGAGCGCGCCACCATTCTCTGCTGCGGGCAGAATGCCCGCAACCCTGCCGGCCTGGAGGCCAGCGCTCGCTACTTCAGCAGGCGTTCGACGGAACCCAACACAGTCTTGAAGGCTTCGGCTTCGGGGTCGATGAGGGCGAAGTGGTCTGTGCCGGCGAGCTCGATGAGCTCGGGCTTAGGGGTGTCCTTGACGCGCGCGGAGACGAAGGACTGGCTGAGCGCGATTGGGACGACGTCGTCGGTCGTGCCGTGGACGAGGATGCGCGGGAGCAGCGCGGGGTGCAGCTTGGCGTCGGCGGCGGAGTACTGCCCGGGGGCGGTGGCGGGCGTGCCGCCGAGGAACTCGACGACGGCGTCGTTCGAGAGATGAAGGTGGTAGGCCATCTGGAGGTCGGCGCAGGGCGCCAGGCCGATGGCGCCCTTCATCGCGACTTTCGCGGAGGCGAGACGGAGCGCGAGGTGGCCGCCGGCAGAGTGTCCGAGGACGACGGGGTCGGAAGGCAGATGCTGGCGCGCGGCGGTGAGGGCGGCCTTCAGATCGTCAAAAGTGGCCGGCCAGCCGCCACCATTGCCGGAGCGCCGGTACTCGAGGCTGGCGGTCGCGATGCCGGCGCGCGCAAGCCCGGCGCAGAGATGGCTGGCGTGGGTGAGGTCGTACTTGGCGCGCCAGAAGCCTCCGTGGATGAACGCCGCTGCGCCACGCGGCTTCCCTTGCACGGTGAACAAGTCGAGGAACTGGCTGGGGTCGTCGCCGTATGGAACGCGCTGGTCCGCGGGCACGGGCGGCACGGCGAGGATGTCGCGAGGCATGGAGTAAGTGTACGCGCGGGGGCGCGCGCGTGTTCCAAAACGGGAGCACTTGCGACGGAAAAGCAATGGCGAAACCACGGCGAAGCGAAGCCGCAGGCATACTGCAGACGTAGCGCGGCAATTGCTGGCGCGTCACGCAGGAGGCCGGACATGGCGCGGCGACGGGAAACGCGGGCGGGAGAAGCCATCCCGATCCGGATCTGGGGACTGGATGCGCGGGGCAAGCCATTTGCGCAGGCGGCGGAGACAAGCGACATCACGCAGCTGGGCGCGCGAGTGTCGGGAGTGCGCTGCTGCCTGAAAAGCGGAGACATCATCGGTGTGCAGCAGGGCAAGAGCAAGGCGCGCTTTCGCGTCACGTGGGCAGGAACGGCGGGCACGTCGGATGAGGGAGAGATGGGAATCCAGTGCGTGGAGCCGACGCGGTTCTCATGGGACGAGGCGGGCAACGAAGGCGCGCCGTCGGGCGCCGCCGGAAAGCCGGCGCTGGACCGACGCACGCAACGCCGCTTCGCCTGCGAAGGCGGCGCGGAGGTGCGTCCGGCGGGCTCGAGCAATCCGATGTGGGCGACGGTCGCCGACATCAGTTCGTCGGGATGCTACCTGGAGACGCTCTCGCCGCTGCCCACGCAGACGCAGCTCGAAATGACGCTGACGGTGGAAGGCGTCGCGTTCCGGGCGCGCGGGTGGGTCCGCACGACGCATCCGGCGGTCGGGATGGGAGTGGAATTCGCGGGGATGACGGATGCGGACCGCGAGCAGTTGGAGCAGATCGTGGGCGCGCTGGAAGCCCGGAGCGCACTGACGGGTACGCCAGTAAGCGAACCGCCAGGAGCGCCGGCGGCGGCGGTGTTGGGAGCAAGGCTGCAGACGGCGATGAGCGCGGTGAAGGAGATGGAGGCTGCGGTGGCGGCCGCGGAAAGCATGCTCGACGCCCGGCTGGTGCGCGACTTGCGGCACGGCGCCGGGCATGTGAGAGCGCTGCTGGCGCTGCTGGAGCAGTGTCTGAAGGCGAAGGAAGAGCGTGACCCGGTGGCGATCCAGGCGCGGCGCGAGGACGAGGAGGTGCGCTTCGCGACCGAACTGGCGGCCGACGTGGGATGCGACGTCGCGGCGAACGACGCGGATCCGGCGACACCGGGCATCGTGAACCTGCACCGCGCGGTGAACGAGCTGCAACACCGGCTGCAGAAGATCCTCGAGCCGGCGAAGGATGCGGCGGCCGTGGGTGAGCGGGTGATCGCGACGATGCACTGACGCCGGGAACAGGAGCAGCGTGTGAAGATCCTGGTCGCGGAAGACGACGGCGTCACGCTGACGCTGCTGGTGCGCCTGCTGAGCCAGAAGTATGAGGTGGTGGCGGCGCCGGACGGGCGCGCAGCGTGGGAGGCGCTGCGGCAGAGCGACGGGCCGCAGCTGGCGGTAGTCGATTGGCAGATGCCGGGGCTGGATGGTCCGGAGATATGCCGGCGGCTGCGGGCGTCGGGCGAGACGCGGCCGATGTACGTGCTGCTGCTGACGGCGACGCGCAAGACGACGCGCGACGTTGTCTCGGGGCTGCACGCGGGCGCGGACGACTACCTGACCAAGCCGTTCCATCCGGAAGAGCTGCTGGCGCGCGTGGGCGTGGGCCAGCGGATGCTGCAATTGCAGGAGGGCCTGGCGCAGCGCGTGCGCGAGCTGGAAGAGGCGTTCCGGAACGTGCGCCGGCTGGAGGGCCTGCTGCCGATCTGCGCGTGGTGCAAGCGCATCCGGTGCGACCAGCATTACTGGCAGGAGCTGGAAAGCTACCTGAGCGAGCGCTCCGAGGTGACGTTCACGCACGGCGTGTGTCCGCAGTGCCAGGAGAAGCAGCGCGGCGAAGCGGCGGCAGCGCGGGCAAGCCGCGCGGCGGGGTGATGAGACAATGCCGGGATGGAGATCCCGGCGTTCGTCTACGGCACGGCGTGGAAGGAAGAGCGCACGGCGGAGCTGGCCACGCTCGCGCTGCGGGCTGGGTTCCGCGGCATCGACACCGCCAATCAGCGCCGCCACTACTTCGAGGCCGGCGTGGGCGAGGCGTTGGAGGAGTGTTACCGGGCAGGCGTGGTCACGCGCGCGCAGCTTTTCCTGCAGACGAAGTTCACGTACCGCGGCGGGCAGGACCACCGGCTGCCGTATGACCCGGCGGCGAGCGTGGGAGAGCAGGTGCGACAGTCGCTGGCGAGCTCGCTGGAGCATCTGCGGACGGACTACGTCGACAGCCTGGTGCTGCACGGGCCGGCTTCCGGACGTCACTGGAGCGCGGAAGACGACGAAGCCTGGGCGGCAATGGCGGCGGAGCGCGATGGCGGGCGGGCGCGCGCCATCGGCGTGAGCAACGTCGGGCCGTGGCACCTGGAGGAGATGGCGGCGCGCGGCGCGAACCCCGCATTGGTGCAGAACCGCTGCTTCGCGCGCTTCGACTGGGACCGCGAGGTGCGCGCGTTCTGCCGCCAGAACGGGTGCGTCTACCAGGGATTCTCGCTGCTCACGGCGAATGTGGAGGTGCTGCGACACCCGGCTGTCGGGCGCATCGCCGCGCGACTGGGCGCGACCACGCCGCAGGTGATCTTCGCGTTCGCGAGGGCCGTGGGGATGGTCCCGCTGACGGGGACGTCCGATCCTGAGCACATGCGGCAGGACCTGGCCGCGCTGGAGCTGAAGCTCGCGCCGGCGGAGGTCGCGGCGCTCGAGCAGATCGCCGGGTGAAAACGCTACGGGCGCCTCTGGCGAGCGCCCGTAGGTTGAAGCTTCGATTGGTTGCGGGGGGTGGATTTGAACCACCGACCTTTGGGTTATGAGCCCAACGAGCTACCAGACTGCTCCACCCCGCAGAACCATAGTAACAGCGTCGAATAACGGGGTCAAAGAAGAGCGCGCGCGGCAAGGAAGCCCCGTCTCCTGCGGCGCCACCGACCATCGTGACACCAGGGTATTGAACCAAGGGCCTCCGTGGTTTAGCGTAGCGGACCGCGGATAATCCCACATGCCTGCGTGCTCGCCTGCGGTAATGAAGGTAGGGTCGCGCCACCGGAGTAGGGCGCGGAACGGCCCTCACCGCTAGCAGCAAGTTCGACCTGCGAACGGGCGTCACTGGACGACGCCCCGGAGGGCGAGCGCTTCTCCAGTCCTCATCGACGGAGGGTACGATGAATCTCGGCAGCTCCTTACGCTACCGCCTCGGTCCTGTATTGATGATCTGTGCCGCCGCATTGGGTGTGCCGGGCCGAAGCAACGCCCAGAGTCAGCCTAAGGCTCCCATGACGAGCCAGGAACAGGTCCTGAGTTGGAAGGGCGAGAAGGTCATTTTCCTGGCGGGCTATTCTCAAGCGCCGTTCTTCGGTGACTCCGCCCCGGGAGACCGGATCGACTACTATCGCGCCGACAAAGCTCACGAGGGCTTGCCAAGAGAGCAATACGCCGGCAAGACGGGTGTTGTGACGGACGTCAAGCTCCTGGGGAAGCGTCCCTTCGGTGACGCTGTCATTTTTGAATTAGAGATCACGGTGGACGGCAGCGGCGACAAGATCATCGCGCACGATGATTCCGACAACCTGGGCTTCATTTCTGAAATGAAGGCTGCGGAGACGTGGTCGATGGGCAAGACGTTCTGGGCTAAAGGACCACTCGACCTTTGGGGTGCTCCTGCCGGCGGCAAGAAAACGTGGATCCGCGTCCGGAATACCGAACGCATGACCGCTTCGCGACCCGAGTGGGGAGCCATCGATGGTCCCAACCTGTGTTTCAAAACAGCCGGCGGTGAGGGCTGCTTGTCGGAGAAGGTCTGCTTCGATGCCAGGTTCCATCCCGGGTACGGCGAGAAGAGTTGCGCTGATGGCGACGGTGCTGGGGAGTTACTCGGGCGCAACGTCTACTTGCAAGATCCCCACAGGCTGTTCCCGGGCTGGAGCCCAGCCATCTGGGCAGCGATCGAAAACCGAGAAATCGCGATCGGCATGACCGAGAAGATGGCCCAAGTGGCCTGTGGGAAGGAATTGGACCGTGAGGGCTCCGTCCTGGAGAAAGACGGAAAGGTGTCGGCGATCTATCGATGCGGCGACAGGTCATTTCTGGTGGTGGCCGGAAAGGTCGCTCGTTACGTGGTCACGCGCTGATTCGGGCGCAGTGGCCGCTCTTCCGCAGCAGCGGCCTCGCGCGCCCAACAGGACTGTCACAGGCGACGGTGAGGCGTGTCACTGCCGCGTCCCGCAAAGTGACGAGAATCACGCTGGGAGATTCTCGCCATGCCGGAAGCGGATTTTGTCGCCATGCAGCAGAGCGTCGTAGAAGGCGCGCCGGAGCGGGCGCGCGAGCTGGCGCGGCAGGCGCTGGAGGCCGGCGCGGGCGCCGCCGAGGTACTGGAGCAGGGCTTCCTGGCGGGCATCCGCGAGGTCGGCACGCAGTATGCGCAGGGGAAGATGTTCCTGCCGGACATGATGGCCGCGGCCGAGGCGATGAAGGCGGCGGTCGGCGTGCTTGACGTGGCGTTTCTCGCGGCGGGCGAGAACCGGCCGGCGGCGGGAACGGTGGTGCTGGGCACGACCAAGGGTGACATCCACGAAATCGGCAAGGCGCTGGTCGGGACGCTGCTGTCGGCGAATGGATTCCGCGTGCATGACCTGGGAGTCGACGTCGCGGCGGAGGTCTTTGCGGAGAAGGCGCGCGAACTGGGAGCGGACATCGTCGGGGTCTCGGCGCTGCTTACGACGACGATGCAGGGGCAGCGGAAGGTGGTGGAGGCGCTGGAGCGCGCCG comes from the Terriglobales bacterium genome and includes:
- a CDS encoding NAD(P)/FAD-dependent oxidoreductase — encoded protein: MTAKPQITLVGSGLAGPLLAIELKKRGHAVQLFERRPDMRKVKVPAGRSINLALSTRGIHALRAAGVWEEMQRIIIPMRGRMMHAVSGELSFMPYGKDESEVINSISRAELNIALMSAAEERGVTIEFSERCVGYELRTGKLRVRNELTGHERAVGADVAIGTDGSASAIRLAMQTGMFRFNLSQQYLDYGYKELTIPAGPGGKHQMEVNALHIWPRGSYMLIALPNIDGTFGCILFLPFEGKDSFAELDSDAKVKRFFEERFPDALRLMPELVENYNANPVGAMVTIQCEPWHVGGRALVLGDAAHAIVPFFGQGLNAAFEDITVLLELMDKRGRDARAPAGEEAGAPTWERLFAEFEAARKENTDAIADLALENFVEMRDKVADPRFLLRKKVELALEAKFPGHFMPKYAMVTFHRLPYKVALERGRIQDRMLGELCDDIERVEDLDWKKAEALVQRELTPLGELQNA
- a CDS encoding aldo/keto reductase, with amino-acid sequence MEIPAFVYGTAWKEERTAELATLALRAGFRGIDTANQRRHYFEAGVGEALEECYRAGVVTRAQLFLQTKFTYRGGQDHRLPYDPAASVGEQVRQSLASSLEHLRTDYVDSLVLHGPASGRHWSAEDDEAWAAMAAERDGGRARAIGVSNVGPWHLEEMAARGANPALVQNRCFARFDWDREVRAFCRQNGCVYQGFSLLTANVEVLRHPAVGRIAARLGATTPQVIFAFARAVGMVPLTGTSDPEHMRQDLAALELKLAPAEVAALEQIAG
- a CDS encoding amidohydrolase family protein, whose translation is MAAASKPRTIDVHTHWFPESWPDFGKRFGGTDWPSIRHNGKGEADICLGEQPFRKIDARCWDAQRRLEQMDRDGVDVQLISPTPVMFGYQRPAQHALEACKFLNDALLEFCGRGNGRFLPLCQVPLQEPAAAARELERCVKAGHVGVEIGNHVGLKNLDDLGILDFLAQCARVGAAVFVHPWDMMACERMPEYMMPWTVAMPAETQLAITALIESGGFDRLPKELRILFAHGGGSFAFLLGRLENAWRHSPVARGKSELAPSEYVKRFFVDSAVFEPKALEFLVSVMSEERVCLGSDFPYPLGEERAGQLIRESRFSDDVRAKLLGGNAQQWLNLKVSQPAHG
- a CDS encoding tryptophan 2,3-dioxygenase family protein, whose translation is MDDKDKKIASGGCPVGKPPEGDAYGGMVKSDANKLLTYGSYLRLPELLKLQTPQSEPQHHDEMMFIIIHQTYELWFKELLHDLDAVARAFRHVAESAQSRDEIYEAARLLRRCTEIMRIAVEQFTILETMLPTHFLAFRGKLEPASGFQSEQWREIEFLCGQKDEKLLKHHDPHPEALAALQRRLREPSLHDLFFDALHTMGKLKKPRVQASEEDRAMAVREVYLDEKHFRDWIDVCERLVEFDELIMGWRLRHIQLVERTIGMRMGTGGSAGSSYLRTTLDKKFFPELWEARTMLEQPPQK
- a CDS encoding cobalamin-dependent protein (Presence of a B(12) (cobalamin)-binding domain implies dependence on cobalamin itself, in one of its several forms, or in some unusual lineages, dependence on a cobalamin-like analog.), which codes for MPEADFVAMQQSVVEGAPERARELARQALEAGAGAAEVLEQGFLAGIREVGTQYAQGKMFLPDMMAAAEAMKAAVGVLDVAFLAAGENRPAAGTVVLGTTKGDIHEIGKALVGTLLSANGFRVHDLGVDVAAEVFAEKARELGADIVGVSALLTTTMQGQRKVVEALERAGLRPQVKVIVGGAPVTRRWAEEIGADGFGKDAFSSVALARGLLNGHAAVTAGGK
- a CDS encoding PilZ domain-containing protein, which translates into the protein MARRRETRAGEAIPIRIWGLDARGKPFAQAAETSDITQLGARVSGVRCCLKSGDIIGVQQGKSKARFRVTWAGTAGTSDEGEMGIQCVEPTRFSWDEAGNEGAPSGAAGKPALDRRTQRRFACEGGAEVRPAGSSNPMWATVADISSSGCYLETLSPLPTQTQLEMTLTVEGVAFRARGWVRTTHPAVGMGVEFAGMTDADREQLEQIVGALEARSALTGTPVSEPPGAPAAAVLGARLQTAMSAVKEMEAAVAAAESMLDARLVRDLRHGAGHVRALLALLEQCLKAKEERDPVAIQARREDEEVRFATELAADVGCDVAANDADPATPGIVNLHRAVNELQHRLQKILEPAKDAAAVGERVIATMH
- a CDS encoding 3-hydroxyanthranilate 3,4-dioxygenase: MPSIRTLKAFNFQKWIDENKDKLKPPVGNAQVWEDGEMMVTVVGGPNQRRDYHDDPTEEFFYQLKGDIVVRLMPKEGEPPVDVPIKEGEIFLLPAHMRHSPQRGANTIGVVIEVPRPEGTVDAFEWYCQKCHHLIHRAEKRIESLVKDLPPIFDKFYGDEQARTCKKCGAVHPPKGQ
- the kynU gene encoding kynureninase; protein product: MPKVVQNREPAAALDARDPLAKYRERFYFPRGPRGGEAIYLCGHSLGLEPRSTRQYMDQELKDWAELAVEGHFRAKSPWLGYHRLLTEQTARLVGAKPIEVVVMNSLTVNLHLMMVSFFRPTGQRHKIIMEKGAFPSDQYAVKSQLHFHGYAPAAALTELAPRKGEWTLREEDILATIEKEGPATALVLLPGVNYSTGQTFDFAAITRAAQKQGCVVGIDLAHAAGNLALKLHDWNADFAVWCTYKYLNAGPGAVGGCFVHERHAKNAELRRFAGWWGHDEATRFRMGPDFVPMAGAEGWQLSNAPVLSMAALRAAMEIFDEAGMEALRRKSVALTGYLEGLLDEQRSEKFEIITPREPERRGAMLAIRIRKNGRGVVEKLLEQGVFTDFREPDILRVTPAPLYNSYRDVAGFVEKFVSAVG
- a CDS encoding response regulator transcription factor; amino-acid sequence: MKILVAEDDGVTLTLLVRLLSQKYEVVAAPDGRAAWEALRQSDGPQLAVVDWQMPGLDGPEICRRLRASGETRPMYVLLLTATRKTTRDVVSGLHAGADDYLTKPFHPEELLARVGVGQRMLQLQEGLAQRVRELEEAFRNVRRLEGLLPICAWCKRIRCDQHYWQELESYLSERSEVTFTHGVCPQCQEKQRGEAAAARASRAAG
- a CDS encoding alpha/beta hydrolase; this translates as MPRDILAVPPVPADQRVPYGDDPSQFLDLFTVQGKPRGAAAFIHGGFWRAKYDLTHASHLCAGLARAGIATASLEYRRSGNGGGWPATFDDLKAALTAARQHLPSDPVVLGHSAGGHLALRLASAKVAMKGAIGLAPCADLQMAYHLHLSNDAVVEFLGGTPATAPGQYSAADAKLHPALLPRILVHGTTDDVVPIALSQSFVSARVKDTPKPELIELAGTDHFALIDPEAEAFKTVLGSVERLLK